The Abditibacteriota bacterium region AGATATATTCAAGACCGGGGGCGCTCAGGCTATCGCCGCCATGGCGTTTGGTACAGAGTCGGTGCCCCGGGCAGACAAGATAGTGGGTCCCGGCAACGCCTTTGTGGCAGAGGCCAAAAGGCAGCTCTTCGGCTACGTGGGCATAGACCAGATAGCCGGCCCCAGCGAAATACTCATTTTGTGCGACGATTCTGCCGACGTGGAATACGTGGCGGCGGATATGCTGAGTCAGGCGGAGCACGCCGAGGACTCCCGCTGCGCGGTGGTGACCACCTCCCGCAGGATATTTGAGGAGCTGCCTGCCGCGCTGGAGCGGCAGACCAAGGGCGCTCTCAGGGAACAGATGATCCGGGCTTCGCTGGAGCACGCCGGGGCGCTGATCCTGTGCGCGGATATGGAGGAGGGCGTTCGCCTGGCCAACGTCTTTGCTCCCGAGCACCTGGAGCTGCAGACCGAGTCCCCCTGGGACACTCTGAAGGGCATCAGGAACGCCGGCGCCATTATGATAGGCCATCACACTCCGGTGCCCGTCTGCGATTTTGCGGCGGGGCCCAATCACACTCTGCCTACCAGCGGCACCTCCCGATTTACCTCGGCTCTGAGTGTGGATGAATACGTGAAGAAGTCGGGCATCCTGTCCTTCAACGAAAAAGGCCTGAAGGAAGTGGCTCCTGCAGCCCTTGCTCTGGCCGACTGCGAAGGCTTCGAGGCCCACGCGAGGACCATAAAAATCAGAACAGGAGACAAATGATGCGGACCTGTGACCTTTCCCGCAAGACCAAAGAAACCGATATCAGGGTTTCGCTGAACATAGACGGCTCGGGCCAATGCTCCGTGGTCACCAAAATAGGCTTTTTTGACCACATGCTCCAGGCCCTGGCCAGGCATTCCTCCGTGGATCTGATGCTGACCTGCGACGGAGACCTGGACGTGGACTGTCACCATTCGGTGGAGGACACGGGCATCGTCCTGGGTCAGGCCTTTGCCCAGGCGCTCGGGGACAAAAAGGGCATAGAGCGCTTTGGCTTTTGCGCTCTGCCCATGGACGAGGCTCTGGTGGAGTGCGCTCTGGATTTCAGCGGCAGAGGTCTCCTGGTGTGGGACAACGCCTTTCCCCGGGAAGGGCTCGTAGGCGAATTCGATATAGAGCTGCTGGAGGAGTTTTTCCGGGCCTTCGCCGTGAATGCGGGCCTTACTCTGAACATGAGGCTCATCTGCGGCAGCAATCTGCATCATATAGCCGAGGCTTCCTTTAAGGCGCTGGCCAGGAGCCTGGCGATGGCGGTCAGGATAGACCCCGCCAAAAAAGATATTCTTCCCTCCACAAAGGGTGTTCTGTAAACGAGGCGCGCATGAAACAAAAAGCTTTTACCTTCAGGGCCATTCTGCTGGCGCTTTTGCTGATGCCCATCAATATCAAATGGGTCACTCAGTACGAGATAGTGCTGGCAGCGGGAAGCCCTACCACCTTGTCAATATTTTATACCTCGGTAGTCATTCTGCTGGCGCTGGTGGGCATCAATATGCTCGTCCGCAAGCTCAAGGCCTCCTGGGCCCTTTCTCAGGGCGAGCTGCTGCTCATATATATCGTCATGAACGTTTCGGCGTCGGTCTGCTCCCACGACTTCATGCAGGTGCTGCTGACCAATATGCCTTATCCCGTCAGGTATGCCACGGCGGAAAACAACTGGTATAACCTGATCATCAACCGCATCCCGGACTGGGCTATTGTCAAGGACAAAAATACCGTAGACGCTTTTTATCTGGGCAACGACAACTTTTTCCAGTGGAAGTATATGCAGCACTGGGTAAAGCCCCTGGCGGTGTGGAGCGGGTTTATCATGACCCTGTTTTACACCTTCCTGTGCATCAATACCATCATCCGCAAGCAGTGGTCCGAGAGCGAGAAGCTTTCCTATCCTCTCATCAGTATGCCTCTGGAGATCACCAAGGAAAAGACTACCTTTTTCACAAATCCCGTTATGTATATCGGCGTAGGCGTTGCCTTTGTATTTACCGTGATACAGGGTCTGTCTACTATATGGCCCAGCTTCCCCATCATCAATCTCAAAGAGCTGGATCTGATAAACTATATCGTCAACCCGCCCCTCAATGCCATAGGCTCTACTCCCGTCAGGGTGTATCCTATCGCTATCGGCATCACCTTCCTGGTGCCCGCGGACCTGTCCTTCTCGTATTGGTTCTTCTATCTCTTCATGAAATTCCAGTACGTATTCGGCGCCATGGTGGGTATCAACACCATACCCAACTATCCCTTTATCAACGA contains the following coding sequences:
- the hisD gene encoding histidinol dehydrogenase, which translates into the protein MKIIDTHIQGFRAAEELLSPQYSESAGRISDTVRGIISDVRERGDAALLELGQRFDSPLLDSVRVSDEEIEAAYGKVEAGLLEAIRQAIKNVGDFHAMQKQKSWIDVKDGVIYGQTVTPIDCVGFYAPGGLAPYPSTVIMCAVPGRIAGVRRMLMTTPAQRDTGTIHPAMLVAAAECGVRDIFKTGGAQAIAAMAFGTESVPRADKIVGPGNAFVAEAKRQLFGYVGIDQIAGPSEILILCDDSADVEYVAADMLSQAEHAEDSRCAVVTTSRRIFEELPAALERQTKGALREQMIRASLEHAGALILCADMEEGVRLANVFAPEHLELQTESPWDTLKGIRNAGAIMIGHHTPVPVCDFAAGPNHTLPTSGTSRFTSALSVDEYVKKSGILSFNEKGLKEVAPAALALADCEGFEAHARTIKIRTGDK
- the hisB gene encoding imidazoleglycerol-phosphate dehydratase HisB, producing MRTCDLSRKTKETDIRVSLNIDGSGQCSVVTKIGFFDHMLQALARHSSVDLMLTCDGDLDVDCHHSVEDTGIVLGQAFAQALGDKKGIERFGFCALPMDEALVECALDFSGRGLLVWDNAFPREGLVGEFDIELLEEFFRAFAVNAGLTLNMRLICGSNLHHIAEASFKALARSLAMAVRIDPAKKDILPSTKGVL